One segment of Leptospira fainei serovar Hurstbridge str. BUT 6 DNA contains the following:
- a CDS encoding SGNH/GDSL hydrolase family protein, translating to MKPRQSIRRYFFSVLIFINLFACQNIAFQYNLSNSSSKAGISAMDPAHSLLLADLLLDQMELTPDECMSTYITMNLDWPLPDYYPRISSDTRDYANIIGIDSTMDISRQYNGFLNPNQSLSVAIIGNTACDAITQLGAIKTPNPQNFIISTADANGILHGINNDYIVFTVKRLISKIRDRWPTIRIAVIGVHPTRNAAINTHKGYTNSQIAAYVQTLNNACYYDPMPLFGVGPGESAPTSLMLDTVHYNAAISFQIKDILQTVCGISI from the coding sequence ATGAAACCTCGACAATCTATTCGAAGATATTTTTTTTCCGTTTTGATTTTTATCAATTTATTCGCGTGTCAAAACATCGCCTTTCAATATAACTTAAGTAACTCCAGTTCGAAAGCCGGAATTTCAGCTATGGATCCGGCTCATTCTCTTCTTCTCGCCGATTTGCTTCTCGATCAAATGGAATTAACGCCTGACGAATGCATGAGCACCTACATAACGATGAATCTGGATTGGCCGTTGCCCGATTATTATCCGAGAATTTCGTCTGACACTCGAGATTATGCGAATATTATCGGAATCGATTCCACAATGGATATATCCAGGCAATACAACGGTTTCTTAAATCCGAATCAATCTTTGTCCGTCGCCATTATCGGAAATACCGCTTGCGATGCGATTACTCAATTGGGTGCGATCAAAACGCCGAATCCTCAGAATTTCATCATTTCCACCGCTGATGCAAACGGAATTCTTCATGGGATAAATAACGATTACATAGTCTTTACCGTTAAACGATTGATTTCTAAAATTCGAGATCGCTGGCCGACAATTCGAATCGCAGTAATCGGAGTGCACCCTACTCGCAATGCGGCGATCAATACTCACAAAGGTTATACGAACTCACAAATTGCAGCTTACGTGCAAACTCTAAATAATGCCTGTTATTACGATCCGATGCCTTTGTTCGGAGTCGGCCCTGGGGAATCGGCTCCGACATCTTTGATGTTGGATACGGTTCATTACAATGCCGCAATTTCTTTCCAGATCAAAGATATATTACAAACCGTCTGCGGCATCTCTATTTGA